The proteins below are encoded in one region of Triticum aestivum cultivar Chinese Spring chromosome 1B, IWGSC CS RefSeq v2.1, whole genome shotgun sequence:
- the LOC123097365 gene encoding mitogen-activated protein kinase kinase kinase 18-like, with the protein MAVSKQWTRMRTLGRGASGAEVFLAADDASGDLFAVKSASAACAAALRREQRAMAGLSSPRVLSCIGGRGARDGSYQLFLEFAPGGSLAEQVPSSGSLDERAVRGYAADVAAALAYLHGAGVVHGDVKARNVVIGADGRAKLADFGCAREAGADVPIIGGTPAFMAPEVARGEEQGPAADIWALGCMVVEMATGRAPWSGMDGDALAALHRIGYTEAVPELPQWLSAEAKDFLARCLVRQANDRFTAAQLLEHPFLAAAVVDAKPEAVKSRWVSPKSTLDAAFWESESDTDEADDEPSHGAAESRIRALSCPASALPDWDSDEGWIDVLSGPTEAPVAALAKVTTAIIVVDAITGEEESTDAESGALDITVDVEHGSVLNAGQEAHDDEDGSVVGHSRHQPLDILASRQLISCKLLPVLLCCDRISNAIGFVHGKPLCFASAAPLFLCSYSCSPLQHD; encoded by the coding sequence ATGGCCGTGAGCAAGCAATGGACGCGGATGCGCACGCTCGGCCGCGGCGCGTCGGGGGCCGAGGTGTTCCTCGCCGCGGACGACGCCTCCGGGGACCTCTTCGCGGTCAAGTCGGCGAGCGCGGCTTGCGCGGCGGCGCTGAGGAGGGAGCAGCGGGCGATGGCCGGGCTGAGCTCCCCGCGCGTCCTCTCCTGCATCGGCGGCCGCGGCGCCCGCGACGGCTCCTACCAACTCTTCCTCGAGTTCGCCCCCGGCGGCTCGCTGGCGGAGCAGGTGCCGAGCAGCGGGAGCCTCGACGAGCGCGCCGTCCGCGGCTACGCGGCCGATGTGGCAGCCGCACTTGCGTACCTCCACGGCGCTGGGGTGGTGCACGGGGACGTCAAGGCGAGGAACGTGGTGATCGGCGCCGACGGCCGCGCCAAGCTCGCGGATTTCGGGTGCGCCAGGGAGGCGGGCGCTGATGTGCCGATCATCGGCGGCACGCCGGCGTTCATGGCGCCGGAGGTGGCGCGCGGCGAGGAGCAGGGCCCCGCGGCTGATATATGGGCGCTTGGCTGCATGGTTGTTGAGATGGCCACCGGCCGCGCCCCGTGGAGCGGCATGGACGGCGACGCGCTGGCGGCGCTGCACCGGATTGGGTACACGGAGGCCGTTCCCGAGCTGCCCCAGTGGCTGTCCGCGGAGGCCAAGGACTTCTTGGCCAGGTGTCTTGTCAGGCAGGCCAACGATCGGTTCACGGCGGCGCAGCTGCTGGAGCATCCGTTcttggccgccgccgtcgtcgacgcGAAGCCAGAAGCCGTGAAGAGCAGGTGGGTGTCGCCCAAGAGCACGCTGGACGCGGCATTCTGGGAGTCGGAGTCTGACACCGACGAAGCGGACGACGAGCCGTCGCACGGCGCGGCCGAGAGCAGGATCAGAGCATTGTCCTGCCCTGCGTCGGCGCTCCCGGACTGGGACTCGGACGAGGGCTGGATCGACGTGCTCTCCGGGCCAACGGAAGCACCTGTCGCCGCGCTGGCCAAGGTGACGACTGCCATCATCGTGGTCGACGCGATCACGGGCGAAGAGGAGTCAACCGACGCAGAGTCCGGCGCCCTCGACATTACCGTGGACGTGGAGCACGGTAGCGTGCTCAACGCAGGACAAGAGGCGCACGATGATGAGGATGGTTCAGTAGTAGGGCACAGTAGGCACCAGCCTTTGGATATTCTAGCATCTCGCCAATTAATCTCATGTAAATTGTTACCTGTACTGTTATGTTGCGACAGAATCAGTAATGCAATCGGTTTCGTTCATGGCAAACCACTCTGCTTCGCAAGCGCTGCTCCTCTGTTTCTCTGCTCATACTCGTGCTCCCCATTGCAACACGATTGA